The Hominilimicola fabiformis DNA window GTTGTTCGGAACGATTTTTCCGTTTACCTTTGCACCGCTCATTTTATATCCGACTTCCGAGTGTATTGCAAAAGCAAAATCAATAACCGTACTTTTTGCAGGAAGTGAAATAACTTTACCTTGTGGGGTAAATACGAAAACTTCTTCTTCAAACAAGTCGAATTTAAGTGTGTTAAAGAAATCGTCGGTATCTATAATATTTGTCTGTGTATCAAGCAGTTGACGTACCCATTCAAGTTTTGAATCCATATCGGTTTTGCCTGATATACCTTCTTTGTACTTCCAGTGTGCCGCGATACCGTTTTCGGCAATTCTGTGCATTTCCCAAGTACGAATTTGAATTTCAAAAGGTGTACCGTTAGGACCTATAACCGTTGTATGAAGTGATTGATACATATTCGGTTTAGGCATTGCGATATAGTCCTTGAAACGCATAGGAACGGGAGTGTATAAATCGTGTACCATACCGAGTACCGCGTAACAGTCCGCAACGGTATCAACAATAATTCTGACTGCGAAAAGGTCGTAAAGTTCGTCGATTGTCTTGTTCTGCGTGTACATTTTTCTGAAAATACTGTAAAAATGCTTTGCACGTCCCGTAACCTGACTTTTAATATTCATTTGGTCAAGTTTTTCACGAAGTACGTCCATAATGTCGCGTATGTACTTTTCGCGTTCGTCCTTTTTCTGATTTATGCTCTGACGAATTTCTTCGTATGCGACAGGGTCAAGGTACTTTAAAGCCAAATCCTCAAGTTCGATTTTGATTTTGGACATACCGAGACGGTGGGCAAGAGGAGCATATACGTCAAGCGTTTCTTTTGAAATTAAAAGCTGTTTTGCACGCGGCATAAAGTTCAATGTACGCATATTGTGCAGTCTGTCGATTAGCTTTATTATAACAACACGTATATCCTTTGCCATTGCAAGAAACATTTTTCTGAGGTTTTCGACCTGCTGTTCCTCACGGGTGTTGTATTTGATTTTTCTAAGTTTCGTAACTCCGTCAACAAGTTCCGCAACGCTTTTGCCGAATATCGTTTCGATATTCTCATAAGTGTAAGGCGTATCCTCTACAACATCGTGTAAAAGTGCCGCCGAAATTGCCGTTGCATCAAGCGAAAGCTGTGCCGCAATATATGCAAGCTGAACAGGGTGCTCGATATACGGTGCA harbors:
- a CDS encoding RelA/SpoT family protein, with protein sequence MVKGYSPNANTDMIYVAYKLAKSAHSHQFRRSGAPYIEHPVQLAYIAAQLSLDATAISAALLHDVVEDTPYTYENIETIFGKSVAELVDGVTKLRKIKYNTREEQQVENLRKMFLAMAKDIRVVIIKLIDRLHNMRTLNFMPRAKQLLISKETLDVYAPLAHRLGMSKIKIELEDLALKYLDPVAYEEIRQSINQKKDEREKYIRDIMDVLREKLDQMNIKSQVTGRAKHFYSIFRKMYTQNKTIDELYDLFAVRIIVDTVADCYAVLGMVHDLYTPVPMRFKDYIAMPKPNMYQSLHTTVIGPNGTPFEIQIRTWEMHRIAENGIAAHWKYKEGISGKTDMDSKLEWVRQLLDTQTNIIDTDDFFNTLKFDLFEEEVFVFTPQGKVISLPAKSTVIDFAFAIHSEVGYKMSGAKVNGKIVPNNYMVQNGEIVEILTANTHGPSRDWLKICRTSQAKNKINQWFKRERRDENIEHGKELIERELRRIGNTHEQLFKQEWIAILLRRYGFQSIDDLYASVGYGGLTAQKVVFRLRDEWTKLNKNLEAKKNLEAVYNEESKTVQAEPAKRHASSKGIVVKDIDNCLVRLARCCNPVAGDDIVGFITKGRGVSVHRRDCPNMNPQSMSEEDKGRFIDVWWDDERSTSYIANLQVEAPDRDGVLLEITNILSALKIPFKSVNAYVNKKGIAIIQIGVEIRNTSDLALLKKKIVQIQGVTSVTRLQN